In Pseudomonas fluorescens, one genomic interval encodes:
- the acs gene encoding acetate--CoA ligase, translated as MFDISTFPKADAVRRAAQLSQDDYKRLYRESIEHPSAFWAEQATRFLDWSTPWQTVQRYDLKTGEASWFAGGQLNVSYNCIDRHLAQRGEQTAILWEGDDPAESAQITYKKLHHHVCRLANVLKSRGVKKGDRVCIYMPMIPEAAYAMLACARIGAIHSVVFGGFSPDSLRDRILDADCRTVITADEGVRGGKFVPLKHNVDKALQSCPDVSTVVVVERSQGQVDWVEGRDLWYHQAVRDVSDDCPPEPMDAEDPLFILYTSGSTGKPKGVLHTTGGYLLQAAMTFKYVLDYRDGEVFWCTADVGWVTGHSYIVYGPLANGATTLIFEGVPSYPSTSRFWQVIDKHKVNIFYTAPTALRALMREGAEPLKKTSRASLRLLGSVGEPINPEAWEWYFNVVGEQRCPIVDTWWQTETGGIMLSPLVSAQRIKPGCATQPMFGVQPVLLDEHGKEIKGAGSGVLAIKSSWPAQIRSVYGDPQRMVDTYFKPYPGYYFTGDGARRDEDGDYWITGRIDDVINVSGHRIGTAEVESALVLHDSIAEAAVVGYPHDVKGQGIYAFVTPMNGVEPSDELKKELLAHVSKEIGSFAKPDLIQWAPALPKTRSGKIMRRILRKIACNELDSLGDTSTLADPSVVQGLIDKRLNQ; from the coding sequence ATGTTCGATATCAGCACGTTCCCCAAAGCCGATGCCGTCCGCCGGGCTGCGCAGTTGAGTCAGGACGACTATAAGCGTCTGTACCGCGAATCCATTGAACACCCCAGCGCCTTCTGGGCCGAACAGGCCACCCGCTTCCTCGACTGGAGCACACCGTGGCAGACCGTTCAGCGTTACGACCTGAAAACCGGTGAAGCGTCCTGGTTTGCCGGCGGTCAACTGAACGTCAGTTACAACTGCATCGACCGTCACCTCGCCCAGCGCGGCGAGCAGACTGCGATCCTCTGGGAAGGTGACGACCCGGCCGAATCAGCGCAGATCACCTACAAAAAACTTCACCATCACGTCTGCCGTCTGGCCAATGTGCTGAAAAGCCGTGGGGTGAAAAAAGGTGATCGGGTGTGCATCTACATGCCGATGATCCCCGAGGCGGCCTACGCCATGCTCGCCTGCGCGCGGATCGGCGCGATTCACTCGGTGGTGTTCGGCGGCTTCTCCCCGGACTCATTGCGTGACCGCATTCTCGACGCCGACTGCCGCACGGTGATCACCGCCGATGAAGGCGTACGCGGCGGCAAGTTCGTGCCACTCAAGCACAACGTCGACAAGGCCCTGCAAAGTTGCCCGGACGTCAGCACCGTCGTCGTAGTCGAACGCAGCCAAGGCCAGGTCGATTGGGTCGAGGGCCGTGATCTCTGGTATCACCAGGCCGTACGTGACGTCAGCGACGATTGCCCGCCAGAACCGATGGACGCCGAAGATCCGCTGTTCATCCTTTACACCTCCGGCAGCACCGGCAAACCCAAGGGCGTGCTGCACACCACCGGCGGCTACCTGCTGCAAGCGGCGATGACCTTCAAATACGTGCTCGATTACCGCGATGGCGAAGTGTTCTGGTGCACCGCCGACGTCGGCTGGGTGACCGGCCACAGCTACATCGTCTACGGCCCGCTGGCCAACGGCGCGACCACCCTGATCTTCGAAGGCGTGCCAAGTTATCCGAGCACCTCGCGCTTTTGGCAGGTGATCGACAAACACAAAGTGAACATCTTCTACACCGCACCGACCGCCCTGCGTGCGCTGATGCGCGAAGGTGCCGAACCGTTGAAGAAAACGTCGCGCGCCAGCCTCAGATTACTCGGCAGCGTCGGTGAGCCGATCAACCCGGAAGCGTGGGAATGGTACTTCAACGTGGTCGGCGAGCAGCGCTGCCCGATTGTCGATACCTGGTGGCAGACCGAAACCGGCGGGATCATGCTCAGCCCGTTGGTCAGTGCACAACGCATAAAACCGGGTTGCGCCACGCAGCCGATGTTCGGCGTGCAACCGGTGCTGCTCGATGAGCACGGCAAGGAGATCAAAGGCGCCGGCAGCGGCGTGCTGGCGATCAAATCCAGCTGGCCGGCGCAGATCCGCAGCGTCTACGGCGACCCGCAACGGATGGTCGACACCTACTTCAAGCCCTACCCCGGCTACTACTTCACCGGTGACGGCGCACGCCGCGACGAGGACGGCGACTACTGGATCACCGGACGCATCGATGACGTGATCAACGTCTCCGGCCACCGCATCGGCACCGCCGAAGTGGAAAGCGCGCTGGTGCTGCACGACAGCATCGCCGAGGCGGCCGTGGTCGGTTACCCGCACGACGTCAAAGGCCAGGGCATCTACGCCTTCGTCACCCCCATGAACGGCGTCGAACCGAGCGATGAGCTGAAGAAAGAATTGCTCGCCCACGTCAGCAAGGAAATCGGCAGCTTCGCCAAACCGGACCTGATCCAGTGGGCGCCGGCCTTGCCGAAAACCCGCTCAGGCAAGATCATGCGGCGGATCCTGCGCAAGATCGCCTGCAACGAACTCGACAGCCTCGGCGACACGTCGACCCTGGCCGATCCGAGCGTGGTCCAGGGCCTGATCGACAAGCGCCTGAATCAGTAA